One window of the Pseudomonas knackmussii B13 genome contains the following:
- a CDS encoding response regulator transcription factor: MNKRVVLVEDHPAVRLAVRALLARDPQFEIVGEAMDGNTGLNLVRQERPDLVIIDLGIPGMDGLDLLPRVQGVDPNIRLLVLSAQDERLYASRVEAAGGHGFVSKTRDTSAILDAARLLVAGYNCFPKRAVTPPSQDSPVALLTSRELVVLRRLVFGLSNKQIADELFLSQKTISTYKTRILEKLQLSSLVDLVEFAREHNI, from the coding sequence ATGAACAAACGTGTCGTCCTGGTCGAAGATCACCCGGCCGTGCGCCTGGCAGTCCGCGCGCTGCTGGCGCGCGACCCGCAATTCGAGATCGTCGGCGAAGCCATGGACGGCAATACCGGGCTCAACCTGGTGCGCCAGGAGCGCCCTGACCTGGTGATCATCGACCTCGGCATTCCCGGCATGGACGGCCTGGACCTGCTCCCCCGCGTACAAGGCGTCGACCCGAACATCCGCCTGCTGGTGCTCAGCGCGCAGGACGAACGCCTCTATGCCAGCCGCGTGGAAGCGGCCGGCGGCCACGGCTTCGTCAGCAAGACCCGCGACACCTCCGCCATCCTCGACGCCGCGCGCCTTTTGGTCGCCGGTTACAACTGCTTTCCCAAACGAGCCGTCACTCCTCCCTCGCAAGACAGCCCCGTCGCCTTGCTGACCTCGCGCGAACTGGTGGTACTGCGGCGCCTGGTGTTCGGCCTGAGCAACAAGCAGATCGCCGATGAGTTGTTCCTCAGCCAGAAAACCATCAGCACCTACAAGACCCGCATCCTGGAAAAGCTGCAGTTGAGCAGCCTGGTCGACCTGGTCGAATTCGCCCGCGAGCACAACATCTAG
- a CDS encoding DUF2845 domain-containing protein, translating into MRLAALLPVLFLFAAAQASADSMRCGSTLISSGDTTSDAYSRCGEPTDRSYLGTRIVVGDWGQREEVRVEEWIYGPWNGMLYFVIFKGNRVDSIQSKRSD; encoded by the coding sequence ATGCGCCTTGCCGCCCTTCTCCCTGTTCTGTTCCTCTTCGCCGCCGCTCAGGCCAGTGCCGACAGCATGCGCTGCGGCAGCACCCTGATCAGCAGCGGCGACACCACCAGCGACGCCTACTCCCGCTGCGGCGAACCGACCGACCGCTCCTACCTCGGCACCCGCATCGTGGTTGGCGACTGGGGCCAGCGCGAGGAAGTGCGGGTCGAGGAATGGATCTACGGCCCGTGGAACGGAATGCTGTATTTCGTGATCTTCAAGGGCAACCGCGTCGACTCCATCCAGAGCAAGCGCAGCGACTGA
- a CDS encoding DUF2845 domain-containing protein yields MKPLPLLAGALLLGAGFAHADSMRCGSSLVDVGDRAWEVEQKCGPPVHRDEVGYTVGEYDRREYRIEEWVYGPNNGATYILTFEANRLTRIEFKRD; encoded by the coding sequence ATGAAACCCCTTCCCCTTTTGGCCGGCGCCCTGCTCCTGGGCGCTGGCTTCGCTCACGCCGACAGCATGCGCTGCGGCAGCTCGCTGGTGGACGTTGGCGACCGCGCCTGGGAGGTCGAGCAGAAGTGCGGCCCGCCGGTGCACCGGGACGAAGTCGGCTACACCGTCGGCGAGTACGACCGCCGCGAATACCGCATCGAGGAATGGGTCTACGGCCCGAACAACGGCGCAACCTACATCCTGACCTTCGAAGCCAATCGCCTGACCCGCATCGAATTCAAGCGCGACTGA
- a CDS encoding DUF748 domain-containing protein yields MTKGLIRVCGTLVLLFLLYCLLGFLILPGIALRVANQQLAQYATLPAHIERIELNPLSLELNVWGLHVGQGEQEQLGLKHLYADLQWDSLWTRQLHLTNVQLEGPHSEVLFAEDGTLNLTRLFKLPPSQPAPQEPQSKPFPIHIESIALSQGSVHFLDNRMSEPVEFVFDPMNFEMHNLSTLPDSGAQMTLVAVGPHGGKLDWKGDLSLIPLTSKGNLSIQGIPLKAWWPYVRDNVPMDLQQGILSVATEYKLDLSHDTQLLLEKSSANLHDLDLKDPAGKQLVKMTSLDVSDTSIDLAKREVVVGQIRSQGLETSAARERDGQLDWQKLFANFQKPVRKSAQAAEQKAPGTDVQAPAQAHEGEQKPAMAQAPASEPAKDAAPVPSKGEAAPAAEKATVQAAAKPTAEPDAHAQAKAEAKAQIKAQAQADQAEAAASKPASPPPEPAKPVEPQKPWHVVLRDTQLRGYKVHLADRVPAKPVALDIGPLDLDLQNLDSTLTSPLQLKLKTAIGNKGQIEASGQVIPNPISAKLKVATRDIDLRLAQSYLEPFIRLELRSGFLASDLDVDLKNTAPLAFSVNGSAQVTQLHTLDTLKSRDFVKWQKLTLNGVAYNHGDSLVIQSVSFEQPYARFIINEDRTTNINDLLIPQPQSGSAPASASAKPAASSEKPLGIRIGGIRINDGSANFADLTLRPDFATAIQSLGGEIGTIDNRNPQPAAVNITGKVDKYAPVSIKGSLNPFSPLEKLDIATSFKRVELTTLTPYSGKFAGYRIRKGRLNLDLHYQITKGQMKAENKVLVEHLQLGEKVDSPDAVDLPVKLAVALLKDTNGNIDIELPVEGDLNNPQFSVMPIVWQTLRNLVLRAVQAPFKFIAGLAGGGGDEDLGAVSFTAGSADLTPAAQTNLDKLVGALKQRPSLKLEVEGVSAAASDGPLLAEQRLQQDFRDNYYKMLQRRGDKVPSDSSKLEVPEDVQPALLEGIYRTRLKQQPPAEWQQLSKDERTAKMRKAVVDSWSGSALLLRKLAQQRGAQIKDYLVSKGGLGDDRIYLIDVSQGEADKNGEVATQLHLDSD; encoded by the coding sequence ATGACCAAAGGATTGATTCGTGTATGCGGCACCCTGGTGCTGCTTTTCCTCCTGTATTGCCTGCTCGGCTTCCTGATCCTCCCAGGCATCGCCCTGCGCGTAGCCAATCAACAGCTTGCGCAATACGCCACGCTGCCGGCTCATATCGAGCGCATCGAGCTGAACCCGCTCAGCCTGGAGCTGAACGTCTGGGGACTGCACGTTGGCCAAGGTGAGCAGGAGCAACTGGGGCTCAAGCACCTGTATGCCGACCTGCAGTGGGACAGCCTGTGGACTCGCCAGCTGCACCTGACCAACGTTCAGCTGGAAGGGCCGCACAGCGAAGTGCTGTTCGCCGAGGACGGCACGCTGAACCTCACCCGCCTGTTCAAGCTGCCGCCCAGCCAGCCTGCGCCGCAGGAGCCTCAGAGCAAACCGTTCCCGATCCACATCGAAAGCATCGCCCTGAGCCAGGGTAGCGTGCACTTCCTCGACAATCGGATGAGCGAACCGGTCGAGTTCGTCTTCGATCCGATGAACTTCGAGATGCACAACCTCAGCACGCTGCCCGACAGCGGTGCGCAAATGACGCTGGTCGCCGTCGGGCCGCACGGCGGCAAGCTCGACTGGAAAGGCGACCTCAGCCTCATCCCGCTGACCTCGAAGGGCAACCTGTCGATCCAGGGCATCCCGCTCAAGGCCTGGTGGCCCTATGTGCGCGACAACGTGCCGATGGATTTGCAGCAGGGCATCCTCAGCGTCGCCACCGAGTACAAGCTGGACCTCAGTCACGACACCCAGCTGCTGCTGGAGAAATCCAGCGCCAACCTGCACGACCTCGACCTCAAGGACCCGGCCGGCAAGCAGCTGGTGAAGATGACCAGCCTCGACGTGAGCGACACCAGCATCGACCTGGCCAAGCGCGAAGTGGTGGTCGGGCAGATCCGCAGCCAGGGCCTAGAAACCTCCGCGGCGCGCGAGAGGGACGGCCAGCTGGACTGGCAGAAACTCTTCGCCAACTTCCAGAAGCCTGTGCGCAAGTCGGCACAGGCCGCCGAACAGAAAGCCCCAGGCACGGATGTACAGGCCCCCGCACAGGCCCACGAGGGCGAGCAGAAGCCCGCGATGGCGCAAGCCCCTGCCAGCGAGCCGGCCAAAGACGCTGCGCCGGTGCCGAGCAAAGGCGAGGCTGCTCCGGCAGCGGAGAAGGCCACCGTCCAGGCAGCGGCAAAGCCCACGGCCGAGCCGGATGCCCATGCCCAGGCAAAGGCCGAAGCAAAGGCCCAGATCAAAGCCCAGGCACAGGCCGACCAGGCCGAAGCCGCCGCAAGCAAGCCAGCAAGCCCGCCACCGGAACCGGCCAAGCCCGTCGAACCGCAGAAGCCCTGGCACGTCGTGCTGCGCGACACCCAACTGCGCGGCTACAAGGTCCACCTCGCCGATCGCGTACCAGCCAAGCCGGTGGCGCTGGACATCGGCCCGCTCGACCTCGACCTGCAGAACCTCGACAGCACGCTGACCAGTCCGCTGCAGCTCAAGCTGAAGACCGCCATCGGCAACAAAGGTCAGATCGAGGCCAGCGGCCAGGTCATCCCCAACCCCATCAGCGCCAAGCTCAAGGTCGCCACCCGCGACATCGACCTGCGCCTGGCGCAGTCGTACCTCGAGCCCTTCATCCGCCTGGAACTGCGCAGCGGCTTCCTCGCCAGCGACCTCGACGTCGACCTGAAGAACACCGCTCCCCTGGCCTTCAGCGTCAACGGCAGTGCCCAGGTAACCCAGCTGCACACGCTGGACACCCTTAAAAGCCGCGACTTCGTCAAATGGCAGAAACTCACCCTCAACGGCGTGGCCTACAACCATGGCGACAGCCTGGTGATCCAGAGCGTCAGCTTCGAGCAGCCCTATGCGCGCTTCATCATCAACGAGGACCGCACCACCAACATCAACGACCTGCTGATCCCGCAGCCGCAGTCGGGTAGCGCACCCGCCAGCGCCTCCGCGAAGCCCGCCGCCAGCAGCGAGAAGCCGCTGGGCATCCGCATCGGCGGCATCCGCATCAACGACGGCTCGGCGAACTTCGCCGACCTGACGCTGCGCCCGGACTTCGCCACGGCTATCCAGAGCTTGGGCGGCGAGATCGGCACCATCGACAACCGCAATCCGCAGCCCGCCGCGGTGAATATCACCGGCAAGGTCGACAAGTACGCCCCGGTCAGCATCAAGGGCAGCCTCAACCCCTTCTCGCCGCTGGAGAAACTGGACATCGCCACCAGCTTCAAACGCGTCGAGCTGACCACACTGACGCCCTACTCGGGCAAGTTCGCCGGCTACCGCATCCGCAAGGGACGGCTCAACCTGGACCTGCACTACCAGATCACCAAGGGCCAGATGAAGGCGGAGAACAAGGTACTGGTGGAGCACCTGCAACTGGGCGAGAAGGTCGACAGCCCGGACGCCGTGGACCTGCCAGTGAAGCTCGCGGTAGCCCTGCTCAAGGACACCAACGGCAACATCGACATAGAGCTACCGGTGGAAGGCGACCTGAACAACCCGCAGTTCAGCGTCATGCCGATCGTCTGGCAGACCCTGCGCAACCTGGTGCTGCGGGCCGTGCAGGCGCCCTTCAAGTTCATCGCCGGGCTGGCTGGCGGTGGCGGCGACGAGGATCTTGGCGCGGTCTCCTTCACTGCAGGCTCCGCCGACCTGACCCCGGCCGCCCAGACCAACCTGGACAAACTGGTTGGCGCGCTCAAGCAGCGCCCGTCCCTGAAGCTCGAAGTGGAAGGCGTCAGCGCCGCCGCCAGCGACGGCCCGCTGCTCGCCGAGCAGCGCCTGCAGCAGGATTTCCGCGACAACTACTACAAGATGCTGCAACGCCGCGGCGACAAGGTGCCCAGCGATTCGAGCAAGCTCGAAGTACCGGAAGACGTGCAGCCCGCCCTGCTCGAAGGCATCTACCGCACACGCCTGAAACAACAGCCGCCGGCAGAATGGCAGCAACTGAGCAAGGACGAGCGCACGGCCAAGATGCGCAAGGCCGTGGTCGACTCCTGGAGCGGCAGCGCGCTGCTGCTGCGCAAGCTCGCGCAGCAGCGTGGCGCGCAGATCAAGGACTACTTGGTGTCCAAGGGCGGACTGGGGGATGATCGTATCTATCTGATCGACGTCAGCCAGGGCGAGGCCGACAAGAACGGCGAAGTCGCCACCCAACTCCACCTGGACAGCGATTGA